Proteins from one Megalops cyprinoides isolate fMegCyp1 chromosome 11, fMegCyp1.pri, whole genome shotgun sequence genomic window:
- the otc gene encoding ornithine carbamoyltransferase, mitochondrial, with protein MFAVKNSFSCALQTFPSIRVRTFSIGRMVSGAVNLKGRSLLTLKDYSSEEIKHFLRISRDLKQRIKQEGQYLPLLQGKSIAMIFEKRSTRTRMSTETGFALLGGHPCFLTSQDIHLGVNESTTDTARVLSGLTDIILARVNSHTTLQQLDKEASIPVINGLSDLYHPIQILADFLTLQEHYGSLSGLTVSWIGDGNNVLHSFMVSAAKLGVHLRIATPKGYEPDASVIREAEKLSKQYGTQLLLTNNPLEAANSSNVLVTDTWVSMGQEEEKIQRLKDFHGYQITMQTGSVAAPDWTFLHCLPRKQEEVDDHVFYSPRSLVFPEAENRKWTIMGLMVSLLTDYTPSIPKLK; from the exons atgtttgctgtCAAGAATTCATTTTCCTGTGCGCTGCAAACTTTTCCAAGCATCCGTGTGAGGACATTTAG CATCGGGCGCATGGTCTCAGGGGCTGTGAATCTCAAGGGTAGAAGTTTGCTGACTCTGAAAGACTACAGCTCCGAAGAGATCAAACACTTTCTACGAATATCACGCGATCTGAAACAAAGAATTAAACAGGAGGGACAG TACCTTCCTCTTCTGCAAGGCAAGTCGATTGCCATGATATTTGAGAAGAGGAGCACCAGGACGCGCATGTCCACAGAAACAG GCTTTGCGCTGCTTGGAGGACACCCTTGCTTCCTCACCTCTCAGGACATCCACCTGGGGGTGAATGAGAGCACGACTGACACAGCCAG GGTTTTGTCTGGGCTGACAGATATCATCTTGGCCCGAGTGAACAGCCACACTACTCTGCAGCAGCTAGACAAGGAGGCCTCTATTCCTGTCATCAATGGCCTCTCTGACCTCTATCACCCCATTCAGATCCTGGCTGACTTCCTCACTCTGCAG gaACATTATGGGTCATTGAGTGGACTGACAGTGTCATGGATTGGGGATGGCAATAATGTGCTTCATTCCTTCATGGTGTCTGCAGCTAAGCTGGGTGTCCATCTAAGGATCGCCACTCCTAAG GGGTATGAGCCAGATGCCAGTGTTATTCGTGAGGCTGAAAAACTTTCAAAGCAG TATGGGACTCAGCTGCTCTTGACCAACAACCCCTTGGAGGCAGCCAACAGCAGTAATGTTCTTGTCACTGATACCTGGGTCAGCATgggccaggaggaggagaagatcCAGAGGCTAAAGGATTTCCATGGTTACCAGATCACCATGCAG ACAGGAAGTGTGGCCGCCCCAGACTGGACCTTCCTGCACTGTCTCCCTCGTAAGCAGGAGGAAGTGGATGACCATGTCTTCTACTCCCCGCGTTCACTTGTGTTTCCGGAGGCAGAAAACAGAAAGTGGACCATCATG GGTCTGATGGTCTCTCTGCTAACTGACTACACTCCAAGCATACCAAAGCTGAAGTGA